The stretch of DNA GGTGTGGGTCTCGGTGAGCCCGATGGCGACCCGGAAGATGTCGGCGCCGTTATGGGCCGCGGGTCCGTCCGGGTAGATGTACGTGCCGCGTGACAGCTCCAGCCCAGGGACCAGGGCGTCGACGGGGAAGCCCATTGCGCCGTGGTCGTCGTAGAGGAAGTCGGTCCAGAACACGGCGCCCCCGGCGAAGCGGCCGGTGCCGCATGTGCGCGGGAACTCCTCACCGAACGGCCATCCGGCAGGTGCGGGAAGCTTAGGTTCTGGCCGCAGCGCTGCCGGTGGCACGCCTTCGGGCATTCCATTGATGACCAGGAGTTCCGACGGTTGGGCCGGCGCTTCTGGCCTGACCGCTTTGAGCACCGCGTCGGCCACGCCGAACCCGACGCGGATCGGCAGGAGCGCCAGTTCGACCAATGACATGACTTCAAGGTAAGGCGCTGGCGGCTGGCCGGAAGTCGATTGCCGGTTTAGGGCGTTTCCCAGTGACCCGGTCTGTAGTGAATGGTTTGGCGCACTAAATTTGTTGGCTCCGAGGAGTTTTCAGGCTTGTGTCGTCTGCCCCGCTCTTCGCGGGCCGACGCCGCCGCTTGCGCACCATGAGCCGGCCGTGATTGCCGGCGTCGGAATCGTGCCGTCGTTAGGTTTGAGGAATGAACGCGGCGAACCGGGCAGATCTGGTGTGCGAAGGCGGTGGTGTTCGGGGTATCGGATTGGTCGGTGCGGTGCACGCGCTGGCTGCTGCGGGCTATGAGTTCCCGCGGGTCGCTGGATCCAGCGCCGGCTCCGTGGTCGCGTCCATGGTGGCGGCGCTTCAGGCGGCCGGGGAGCCGCTGTCGCGCCTCGACGAGCTTGCGCAGAACATTGACTACTCGAAGTTCGCCGACCCGACTCTGCTTGCTCGGATACCGATCGTTGGCCCGGCGCTGTCACTCATCACCAGGGATGGGATTTATCGGGGCGACTACTTGGAAAACCTGCTGACTGGGCTGCTCGGCGACCTCGGGGTGCGCACGTTTGGTGATTTGCGCACCGGCGAGCAGGCGCAGCAGTATGCGTGGTCGCTGGTGGTCACCGCGAGTGATCTGTCGCGACGCCGGTTGGTGCGCATCCCGTGGGACCTGCCGAACTACGGCGTGAACCCCGATGAGTTCTCGGTGGCGAAGGCCGTGCGGGCCTCCTCGGCGGTTCCCTTTGCGTTCCAACCGGTCCGGGTCAGCGGCGCGACGTGGGTAGACGGGGGTCTGCTGTCGAATTTTCCCGTTCAACTGTTCGACCGCGCAGACGGCCGGCCGCGGTGGCCGACATTCGGCATCCGGCTATCGGCACCGGCCGGTATGCCGCCGACTCACCAGATCCGCGGTCCGTTGTCATTGGCTTTCGGCGCGCTGGAAACACTGATCAGTGATCAGGACTCGGCCTATATCGACGATCCGTGTACGGTTCGGCGCACAATCTTCGTTCCCGCCGACTCGGTCCGCACGTTGGATTTCGACATCAGCGCCGAGGAGCGCGACGCACTGTACGACCGCGGGGTGCATGCTGCCCAACAGTTCCTGGAGTCGTGGGATTACCCCGAGTATCTACGGGTGTGCCGTGGTGAGCTGACGTCGACGCCCGAGGTGTGACGACGCGGCTGACGGGAAGTTGATAGCAAAATGCTCAGCGGCACGAGGTGACCTGTTACTCCGCGAGTGCAGGACGAGCGGCGGTCGGGGTCCTACGTCGGTCGATGAAGTCTTTTGCGCGGGATTGCTTTTAGGCGACCATGTAGGTGCCGCAGGCGTGCAGCCCGAGCGTTCATGGTGTGAGCGTGGCCCGAGCGGCCCATCGAAGGTCACGGCGTGGCTGGAGTGCCCCGCATAAATTCACGGTCCGCCAGCAGTCCGCGAGCAATTCCAGCATGGTCTGCTCACCGCACCGCACCGCACCGCACCGCCCGCGCCGCGGTGGCCGACAGGTCTTTGCAGTACTCCCAGCTGTAGATGTCGGCGTCGGCTTCGGCGCTGGTGTAGCGGCGGGTGAGCAGATGTTGCAGGGCCCAGCAGGCGCGGTCGGGCAGTTCGGCGATGTCGCCGTAGAAGCGCGGCCTGCGCTGAACGGGTGGGCGGGCGGTCTGGTCGACCTGGGGCAGTGAGGAGAAGTCGATGTCGGCTTCGGTGGTCACGTAGCGGCTCCGGCGAGGGTGGTGATGGGTTCGGTGAATGTCAAACGGGGGACGGCGATTTCGCGGTCGCGGCCGTCGAGGGAGCGGAAGCGGACGGTGGTGGATTCGGTGTCGTCGGGGTTGGGCTGTTTGAGGGCCCAGGACCAGAGCACGATGACGTGGCCGAGGTAGGCGGTGTCGAGCATGGCGACCGCGTCGGGCAGGCTCACGGGTCCGGTGGTGATGGCGTGGTTGAGCATGTCGGACATGGCCGGGGCGTCGACCTGGGTGGTCAGCGCGGCGAAGTTGGTGAGGTCGACTTCGGTGTCGCCGGGTTTGGCGGGCTTGGGGTTGGACAGGTCGCCGATGCGGAAGCCAAGGGCGCCAATGGAACTGATGGTGTGGCGGGCGAGCGGGACGTCGATGTCGAGGCGGGAGTCGGTGAAGCTCGACTTGAGCAGGGCGCGGGCGGCGCCGATGGCGTCGTTGAGTTGGCGGGCCACGCCGCGGCTCTGCTCCATGGTGCCGAACGCGGTGAAGCGTTTGACGCGCTGGGCGCAGCGCTGCTGGATGCGTTCGACTTCGTCGATCTGGTGGCCGACGAGTTCGAAGAAGCCGGCCATCACCTTGCGCAGGGCCGGGTCGAGGGCGGGTAGGGCTTCGGCGACGGCGGCGACGTCGGCCTCGAACTCGGCGCGTTGGTCGGGGTCGTTGATCATGCGTAGAAAGGCGCGATGCGAGTCGCGGCCCTTCGAGTCCCAGGCGGCCTGATAGTCCGAATACATTTGGCGCTGGCGGTCGCGGTATTCGGTGTTGGAGTCGATGGGTTCGTCGAGGGCGGCGGTGGCCTGTTCGATCATGATGCCGTATTGGCCGATGTCGGTGATGAGGCGTTCCATTTGTAGGGCGATGGCGCGGGCCTCGTCGTAGCAGTCGGTGACGTCGGGCTGAGGGCGTTGACCGGCGTCGAGTTGGTTGAGTTCCTCATGGAGAGTGGCGATTTCGGCTTCGATGTGCTTACGGATGCGGGCGGGGTCGTTATCGACTTTGACGGCGACCTGCTTGAGGCGCGCGGCGATGCCGGTGATGGAGCCGCCGGTGGCAATGGTGTCCTGGCGGCGCATGGTCCTTAAGAAGTCCAGCGCGCGGCGGGCGTCCTGGGTGAGGTAGCAGACGTTGGTGTCGTGGCGTTCGTCGACGATGCGGTGCAGCCAGCCCTGGGCGGCCCAGGACTTGATCAGCGCGAGCCCGGACTGAGGATCGTCAAGGCCGTCGAGGTCGCGTTCCAGCCGCACCACGAGCTCAGTCTCAGGCACGGCACCATCGCTAAGGTGCCGCTCCATCAAGGTCGCGTAGAGGCACAGGTTGGTGGCCGCGAGCAGGCGGATCGCGCGCGAGCCCTGCAGGTCACGGTTGAGGTCGAACAGGTCGGCTGCTCCCGCGTCGTCGTCGTGCACCTGCGTTCCTCAATCTGCAATTGGTCGGACGCCTCAACATAGGCGACACGAGCGACATCGCCCGCGCGGCGAGGGCTCGTGTCGGCGGCGATTTCCGTCACCTGAACTGTTTGCCGATGTCAGCGGAATGTCCGCGCCCCCAAGGCATTGCGCCGACTCCGGCGCAGGCATGGTGCGCTTGTGAAGCATGAGGCAGATGGTGTTCGGCCGCTGGCGCCGTCCGACCGAGGAAATGGGAAGTGGTGCGTCCGCAGCGCAGTCGCCCCCAAACCCCAGCATTACGTGACCGATGAGAATACGCTGGCGAAGGTGCAGCGAACGGCGCGGACGCGCTGGCGTCTGCGAATTCGTTCACTGCGCATGACCAGTTGACAACACTGCGTGACTAGGTCTTGGTGCGGTGGCTCTTCAGCCCTCGGTTCCGCCGCGGCGGTCGGGACAGCAAAACGGTCCGGCACTGTATGAGGCGGTGCGGGCGCACTGGCGTGACGTGGTTCGCCGCCTTCAACCACTTGACACGACTGCGCGGCTCGATCTCGGCGCCGACAAGACCGTGCGAGTCGATCTTGATGTCGACACGACGACGCGACCAGATCCGGATACGAAGCCGGCTGAGCCGTCGGTTCGGGCAGGACAGCAAACCGATGCTCTGCCGCGCGACGCGGTGCGGGCGCAGTGCCGCGACGTGGTTCGTCGCCTTCAATCAGATGGCGCCACTGCGCGTTTCGATCTTGACGCGACGGCGCGATTCGATCTCGATGTTGACAAGACTGCTCGACTAGATCCGGTTCGGGCACGGCGGCCAAGACCGCAAAACGATGCGTTGCTGCGCGACGCGGTGCGGGCTCAGCGTCGCGGCCGTGAGGCTATTTACCGTCCACGACTGGTTCCACCGCGGCCGCCGGGGCAGCAGATCAATGCTCCACTGCATGCCGCTGTGACTATGAGCGAGGCAGATGTTTGGGGGCTCCGGGTCAGCCGGACGGCCGCGGCGTTCGTCGCAGTTCTTCTGTTCGTCGCGTTGATCGTTTTGAGTGGGCATCCCTTCGGCGGCGACCAGCACCCCGCGCCGCAGCCGTCGGTGCCCTCCGCCGTGACGGACCAAGAGCAACCGGCGTCTGGGCGCGAATCCGGCTCGGCTTCACCTGCCGGCCCCGGTGCGCATCCCGAAGGCTCATCCGGCGGGGCACTACCACCGGCGACCGGCGTGCAAGCGTTTTCAGGCGACAATGAAAAGCAAGCAAAGCCAATACCGGCCGAGCAGAGCAAGAATCGTCCATCGTCGTGGCTGGAGTTACTTCTCAACGGCGTGCTGGTGCTCCTGTCGCTGGGCTTGTTCACGGTATCCAGTACCACTCTGTGGTGGATGCTGCACGCGTGGCACAGTCCGGACGCGTTGGCAGCGACAGGTTTTCGACGTCGCAGCGCGCGTGCACCTCGGTCGTTCTCCTTACTGTTACCGGCTCGCCACGAACAGAGTGTCCTCGGGGACACGATCGACGCGATGGCTCGGCTCGATCACCCGAAGTACGAGGTGATCGTGATCATCGGTCATGACGATCCGGAGACGGAGTTGGTCGCGCGTGCGGCGGCGGCACGCCATTCGCGCATCGTCAGGGTGGTCATGGACTACCACCTGCCCAAGAACAAACCGAAGGCGCTCAACACAGCATTGCGAAAATGCAAGGGCGACATCGTCGGTGTCTTCGACGCCGAGGACGAGGTGCATCCGGGGCTGCTGCGTCTGGTTGAAGCGCGCTTCGAGGAATCCGGCGCAGACGTGGTTCAGGCGGGTGTGCAGTTGATGAACGTCCAGACGAGTTGGTGGTCACTGCGCAACTGCCTGGAGTACTACTTCTGGTTCCGCTCGCGCCTGCATTTTCACGCGGATAAACGGTTCATCCCGCTCGGAGGCAACACCGTGTTCACCCGCACCGACCTGTTGCGGCAGGTGGGCGGCTGGGATCCCGACTGTCTGGCGGAGGACTGCGAGATCGGTGTGCGGTTGTCCTCGCGGGATGCCGTCGTGGCCGT from Mycobacterium sp. JS623 encodes:
- a CDS encoding patatin-like phospholipase family protein, producing MNAANRADLVCEGGGVRGIGLVGAVHALAAAGYEFPRVAGSSAGSVVASMVAALQAAGEPLSRLDELAQNIDYSKFADPTLLARIPIVGPALSLITRDGIYRGDYLENLLTGLLGDLGVRTFGDLRTGEQAQQYAWSLVVTASDLSRRRLVRIPWDLPNYGVNPDEFSVAKAVRASSAVPFAFQPVRVSGATWVDGGLLSNFPVQLFDRADGRPRWPTFGIRLSAPAGMPPTHQIRGPLSLAFGALETLISDQDSAYIDDPCTVRRTIFVPADSVRTLDFDISAEERDALYDRGVHAAQQFLESWDYPEYLRVCRGELTSTPEV
- a CDS encoding DUF3375 domain-containing protein, producing MHDDDAGAADLFDLNRDLQGSRAIRLLAATNLCLYATLMERHLSDGAVPETELVVRLERDLDGLDDPQSGLALIKSWAAQGWLHRIVDERHDTNVCYLTQDARRALDFLRTMRRQDTIATGGSITGIAARLKQVAVKVDNDPARIRKHIEAEIATLHEELNQLDAGQRPQPDVTDCYDEARAIALQMERLITDIGQYGIMIEQATAALDEPIDSNTEYRDRQRQMYSDYQAAWDSKGRDSHRAFLRMINDPDQRAEFEADVAAVAEALPALDPALRKVMAGFFELVGHQIDEVERIQQRCAQRVKRFTAFGTMEQSRGVARQLNDAIGAARALLKSSFTDSRLDIDVPLARHTISSIGALGFRIGDLSNPKPAKPGDTEVDLTNFAALTTQVDAPAMSDMLNHAITTGPVSLPDAVAMLDTAYLGHVIVLWSWALKQPNPDDTESTTVRFRSLDGRDREIAVPRLTFTEPITTLAGAAT
- a CDS encoding glycosyltransferase, whose product is MSEADVWGLRVSRTAAAFVAVLLFVALIVLSGHPFGGDQHPAPQPSVPSAVTDQEQPASGRESGSASPAGPGAHPEGSSGGALPPATGVQAFSGDNEKQAKPIPAEQSKNRPSSWLELLLNGVLVLLSLGLFTVSSTTLWWMLHAWHSPDALAATGFRRRSARAPRSFSLLLPARHEQSVLGDTIDAMARLDHPKYEVIVIIGHDDPETELVARAAAARHSRIVRVVMDYHLPKNKPKALNTALRKCKGDIVGVFDAEDEVHPGLLRLVEARFEESGADVVQAGVQLMNVQTSWWSLRNCLEYYFWFRSRLHFHADKRFIPLGGNTVFTRTDLLRQVGGWDPDCLAEDCEIGVRLSSRDAVVAVAYDPQAVTREETPGSIRGLVKQRTRWDQGFLQVLRKGEWRKLPSRRQRWLARYTLAMPLLQAATGLLMPLSIASMFLLKVPVPTALVTFLPLAPTLVTMAVESAALGEFGREFGIRIRVRDQARLLLGTLPYQLLLAAAAVRSVWREIRGQGGWEKTAHANAHRTTAPRPPVPV